Proteins found in one Ischnura elegans chromosome 11, ioIscEleg1.1, whole genome shotgun sequence genomic segment:
- the LOC124168161 gene encoding uncharacterized protein LOC124168161 — MNRSHRKDREFVCTYLFPYVLRKSRPTHSIEGNIFAQRGTDVIHWDGQSVRTHNQSRKGFRRVKMADLTSSAPREALVKSLQNLTGRQDVELLDGYEVKRATSGVEGFTSLVLRIKLQYRLPGDDAVKSHVLIVKTLSPIEFQRKIMDEAHVFSREWLVLGRMVPIMSKVSAGRVKIPAPECYYGIESGDRAGLYMEDLIHSGFRAVKRSYLLDGLDYAHCSLVMKGLGRFHGLSLAAEKTLEKGSWFAAFPHYDSEYVFYIPGPGEPPPLMENMVVSMIQNFKELCKEVEGLPKEAEASGVLDEIMEGAWPTLCRLKQTPTNNRRVVTHGDCWMNNMMFRYEEKGDAEEEPVDVKFYDLQISKLANPSIDLLYFLYLSTRRPFRERYFNSLIEEYHASLTETLKLVDGSSPPFSLSELKSDLEGEYKPFGLIMGLFFSPMMMLGDDFLLPNADDMTPEKMEEFFNTGSTGKVKMRFFVDPVYRSHVEDMIREFVDVALPNGIKSIDSSPFLAYKVK, encoded by the coding sequence ATGAATAGGAGCCATCGCAAAGACCGAGAATTCGTCTGCACTTATCTCTTCCCCTATGTGTTGCGTAAGAGTCGACCTACTCACAGCATTGAAGGCAATATATTCGCACAGAGGGGAACGGATGTCATTCATTGGGACGGGCAATCGGTGAGGACGCACAATCAGTCTCGCAAAGGTTTTCGCCGAGTCAAGATGGCTGACCTAACCTCAAGCGCGCCCCGAGAAGCACTGGTGAAGTCCCTGCAGAACCTTACTGGCAGGCAGGATGTGGAACTCTTGGACGGCTACGAAGTGAAGCGCGCGACCAGTGGAGTCGAAGGGTTCACCTCATTGGTTCTCCGGATCAAGCTCCAGTATCGCCTGCCCGGAGACGATGCAGTCAAATCCCACGTCCTCATCGTGAAGACGTTGTCTCCAATCGAGTTCCAAAGGAAAATCATGGACGAAGCCCACGTTTTCTCCAGAGAATGGCTTGTTTTGGGTCGTATGGTTCCCATCATGAGCAAGGTTTCGGCGGGAAGGGTGAAAATTCCTGCTCCTGAATGTTACTACGGCATAGAGAGTGGGGACAGAGCTGGATTGTACATGGAAGACCTTATACACAGCGGTTTTCGCGCAGTGAAACGCTCCTATCTCTTGGACGGCCTGGATTACGCGCACTGCAGCTTGGTCATGAAAGGTCTCGGAAGATTCCACGGCCTCTCGCTCGCGGCAGAGAAAACGCTCGAAAAAGGAAGTTGGTTCGCAGCGTTTCCCCATTACGACAGCGAATACGTGTTCTATATCCCCGGTCCCGGAGAACCTCCGCCGCTCATGGAAAACATGGTAGTCAGTATGATTCAGAACTTCAAGGAGCTCTGCAAGGAGGTGGAGGGGCTTCCAAAGGAGGCGGAGGCCTCCGGAGTACTCGATGAAATCATGGAAGGTGCGTGGCCGACACTGTGCAGACTCAAGCAAACTCCGACCAACAATCGAAGAGTCGTCACACATGGTGACTGCTGGATGAACAACATGATGTTTCGGTACGAGGAAAAGGGTGACGCTGAGGAGGAACCGGTAGATGTCAAATTCTATGATCTGCAAATATCAAAATTGGCCAATCCTAGTATTGACTTGCTTTATTTCCTGTATCTCAGTACGAGAAGGCCCTTCAGAGAGAGATATTTCAATTCTCTGATCGAGGAGTACCACGCATCTTTGACCGAAACTCTTAAGTTAGTCGACGGTAGCTCACCTCCCTTTTCACTTTCTGAGTTGAAAAGTGATTTAGAGGGTGAATATAAGCCCTTTGGTCTCATAATGGGTCTGTTTTTCTCCCCGATGATGATGTTGGGGGATGATTTTCTACTCCCAAATGCAGACGATATGACCCcggaaaaaatggaagaattctTCAACACCGGTAGCACTGGTAAAGTAAAAATGCGTTTCTTTGTCGATCCAGTTTACAGGTCTCATGTGGAAGACATGATAAGAGAATTTGTGGATGTGGCTCTTCCTAATGGTATAAAATCAATTGATTCGTCTCCTTTTCTGGCttataaagtgaaataa